A window of the Lactuca sativa cultivar Salinas chromosome 5, Lsat_Salinas_v11, whole genome shotgun sequence genome harbors these coding sequences:
- the LOC111912450 gene encoding glutathione S-transferase U25 translates to MAKEEEVILLDFWASMFGMRARIALAEKGVSYEYREEDLKNKSQLLLEMNPIHKKIPVLIHNGKPICESRIIVEYIDEVWNDKAPLFPSDTYAKACARFWTDFIDKKVYLNGRNLLFKAEGEEHEASKKEFIDSLKLIEGELGEKPYFGGESFGYLDVSLIPFYTWFHSYEIYGKLNIEQECPKLIGWVKRCIQKESVSNVLPESVKVLGFVQQARKRLGLDE, encoded by the exons ATGGCGAAAGAAGAAGAGGTGATTCTACTTGATTTCTGGGCGAGCATGTTTGGGATGAGGGCCAGGATAGCACTTGCTGAAAAGGGTGTTTCATATGAATACAGAGAAGAAGATTTGAAGAACAAGAGTCAGCTTCTCTTGGAGATGAACCCGATTCACAAGAAAATTCCAGTTCTCATCCACAACGGCAAACCGATCTGCGAGTCTCGCATCATCGTTGAATATATCGATGAAGTCTGGAACGATAAAGCTCCATTGTTTCCTTCTGATACTTATGCCAAAGCGTGCGCGAGGTTTTGGACTGACTTTATTGATAAAAAG GTATACCTAAATGGGAGAAATTTGCTGTTCAAAGCAGAAGGGGAAGAACATGAGGCATCCAAGAAAGAGTTCATCGATTCCCTTAAACTGATTGAAGGAGAGCTTGGAGAGAAGCCTTACTTCGGAGGTGAGAGTTTTGGGTACCTTGATGTGTCTTTGATCCCATTTTATACATGGTTTCATTCCTATGAAATCTATGGGAAATTGAACATAGAACAAGAGTGCCCAAAATTGATTGGTTGGGTTAAAAGATGCATTCAGAAGGAGAGCGTGTCTAATGTTCTTCCTGAGTCGGTAAAGGTCCTTGGCTTTGTTCAACAGGCGAGGAAGAGATTGGGACTTGACGAGTAG